CGATGCCCATCGCGAACACCATCACGGACAGCACGACCGAGGCCTGGGTGACCGAGTCGCCCATCAAGTACGAGGCGAACGCGACGAGTTCGAGTTCGTACACGAGTCCGCAGGCCGCGCAGACGAAGACGCACACGAGGACCAGAAACCGCCCGGTGCCGGGCCGGACGGGCAGCCGGGCGGGGCCTGTCCAGGAGGGCGGGGCGCCCGGGGGCGCGGGGGCGTGCGGTTCGATCACTCTGCGACGTTACGTCACACGCTCGGTACGCTTCGTCACCCACACGTGTGGATCTGAAGCACTTGACCACGCATGTGTTTATGTCGCCGCACACGTTCATGCCGCGGAGGCCGGCGTGCGCACCCCGACCCTGGTCCGGGTGGCCACCAACTGCCCGTCCTGCGGGTAGGCGTGCCAGGTGCGCCAGTGCACCTGGCCCTCGTGGCGCTGGGCCAGCATCGCGGTGAACGCGTGCGGGCTGCCGGGAAAGACGCCCGCGAGGCCGTGCGGATGGTCGGAGACGAGGGCCAGCAACTCCTGGGCGCGGCCCGCGAACGAGCCGGGTGTGAGCACCTCGACGCGGGCGGCGAACTCGTACTCCCAGTCGCCGACCCGCTTGGCGACGCCGAGCGGCAGCGGGGTGCTGGAGCCGGGGATGCAGGCGACCGTCTCCGAGCAGCCGCCGCGCTTCTCGTCCAGCAGCACCTGATGGGACGCGCCGAGCAGTCTCAACTGGAGCTTGGCTCCGGTGAGTTCCAGGTCGAGGGTGGCCAGGGCCGGCAGCGGCTCGCGTCCCAGGGCCCAGGCCAGGTCGGCAGCCCGTGTATCGGTGTACGAAGTGTTCAGGGTCGTGAGCATGGATCGGCTCCGCTAACACGCGATGAGGGGGGAGATCGGCCATGTCAGCCCAGCCGGCTCGGCCGGGTGGGGAGGTCGCAGTGACGTCCGAGGGGCTGCGTTGGCGGTTTAGAGAGAATCATGAACAGAGGCGCCCCGACAGCGTTTTTACCCAACTTCGTGGGGTTTCCATCCCTCAGAGGGCTCCACTGTTCAACTGTTCAACCATGGCGCACGCGGGGCGCGGGAATGAAGCGGCGAGCGCCGGGCCCCCGGGATGTGTGAACGACGAGCGCGGGCACGGGACACGGGGCACGGGAAACGGCGAGCGCCCGCCGGCTGTCCTCGCCCGGCGAGCGCTCGTGTGCGGCCCGGATACGGTTCCCCCGAAAGCTCAGCTGCCCCGTGTCAGCTGCCTCCCCCGCATCCTCCCCCGCCGCCGCACGACGAACCCCCGCCGCAGGAGGAGTGGCCCCCGCAGGAGGAGTGGCCCCCGCAGGAGTGACCGCCGTGGTGGCCTCCATGGTGGCCGCCGTGGTGACCGCCGTGGTGACCGCCCGACGAACCGGAGTCGGCGCTGCCCGCCCACCAGCTGCCGCTGCCGTCGTACGGCGCGGACGACGAGGACGACGAGGACGACGAGGACGACGAGGACGACGAGGACGACGAACGGTACGACCGGCCCCGGCCGCCCTTGCCGAGCGACACCGCTGACCGGCGCTTCCTGCACTCGCTCCGCAGCGCCCCGATGACCACGAACGCGACCACGATCAGGATGAAGATGATGCCGATGCCCATGGCGTCACCCTCCTTCCGTTCCCCCGAAGCGGCCCCCCGTGGACCGCGGTGACCGGCAGATGCCCGGCCGCCTGGAGGCTCAAAGCAGAGTTGAGGAACTCCAGAGCTTGGGCGCAGGATGACCGGCATGACCTCCAGCGCACGCCCTCACCTCAACCGCCGGCTCGCCGGGTTCGGTACGACGATCTTCGCCGAGATGTCCGCGCTCGCCCTGTCCACGGGGTCGATCAACCTCGGCCAGGGCTTTCCCGACACCGACGGGCCCGAGGAGGTCCGGGAGGCGGCGGTGCGGGCGCTGCGCGAGGGCCGCGGCAACCAGTACCCGCCGGGCCCGGGCATCCCGGAGCTGCGCACCGCGATCGCCGCGCACCAGCAACGCCGCTACGGCCTCTCCTACGACCCCGACACCGAGGTGCTGGTCACGGCGGGCGCCACGGAGGCGATCGCGGCCTCGCTGCTGGCGCTGGTGGAGCCGGGCGACGAGGTCGTGGCCCTGGAGCCGTACTACGACTCCTACGCGGCGAGCATCGCGCTGGCGGGCGGCACGCGCGTACCGGTGACCCTGCGCCCGCACGACGGCAGTTTCCGCCTCGACCTGGACGAGCTGCGCGCCGCCGTCACCGACCGCACCCGGCTGCTGCTGATCAACACCCCGCACAATCCGACCGGTGCGGTCCTCACCCGCGCGGAGCTGGCCGCGATCGCCGAGCTGGCGGTCGAGCGGGATCTGCTGGTGGTCACCGACGAGGTCTACGAGCACCTGGTCTTCGGCGACGCCGAGCACCTCCCGCTCGCCTCCTTCCCCGGCATGCGCGAACGCACGGTGACGATCGGCTCGGCCGGCAAGACGTTCTCCTTCACCGGCTGGAAGGTCGGCTGGGTCACGGCGACGCCCGGACTGGTCACCGCGGTCCGCTCGGTCAAGCAGTTCCTGACGTACGTCTCCTCGGGCCCCTTCCAGTACGCGGTGGCCGAGGCGCTCGCCCTGCCCGACTCCTACTTCGAGGACTTCCGCCGCTCCATGCTGGCCCGACGGGACATCCTCGCGAAGGGCCTGACGGAGGCGGGCTTCGAGGTCTTCGTCCCGGCCGGCACCTACTTCATCACCACCGACATCCGCCCCCTCGGCGAGAAGGACGGCTTCGCCTTCTGCCGCACCCTGCCGGGACGGGCGGGCGTCGTGGCGATCCCCAACGCCGTCTTCTACGACGACCGGGAGGCGGGGGCACCGTTCGTGCGGTTCGCGTTCTGCAAGCGGGAGGAAGTTCTGCGGGAGGCGGCGGAGCGGCTGCGGGCCATCTGAGAGCGCCTCGTGCAGGGGCCCGCGGGCTAAGAGTCCGGCTGCTCAGCGCTCCCGGTGTCGCGGGGCGGTGCCACGGCGGCCGGCGCATTCCCGGGTATGCGGTATCCCTCTGCCTCCAGTCGTACGGCGATCTCGGGCATCGTCAGCCCCTCGGCACGCAGCT
Above is a genomic segment from Streptomyces fodineus containing:
- a CDS encoding DUF2617 family protein; this encodes MLTTLNTSYTDTRAADLAWALGREPLPALATLDLELTGAKLQLRLLGASHQVLLDEKRGGCSETVACIPGSSTPLPLGVAKRVGDWEYEFAARVEVLTPGSFAGRAQELLALVSDHPHGLAGVFPGSPHAFTAMLAQRHEGQVHWRTWHAYPQDGQLVATRTRVGVRTPASAA
- a CDS encoding pyridoxal phosphate-dependent aminotransferase — translated: MTGMTSSARPHLNRRLAGFGTTIFAEMSALALSTGSINLGQGFPDTDGPEEVREAAVRALREGRGNQYPPGPGIPELRTAIAAHQQRRYGLSYDPDTEVLVTAGATEAIAASLLALVEPGDEVVALEPYYDSYAASIALAGGTRVPVTLRPHDGSFRLDLDELRAAVTDRTRLLLINTPHNPTGAVLTRAELAAIAELAVERDLLVVTDEVYEHLVFGDAEHLPLASFPGMRERTVTIGSAGKTFSFTGWKVGWVTATPGLVTAVRSVKQFLTYVSSGPFQYAVAEALALPDSYFEDFRRSMLARRDILAKGLTEAGFEVFVPAGTYFITTDIRPLGEKDGFAFCRTLPGRAGVVAIPNAVFYDDREAGAPFVRFAFCKREEVLREAAERLRAI